A part of Geothrix oryzae genomic DNA contains:
- the thrC gene encoding threonine synthase: protein MKLVSTRTPGLHATFMAAVQAGLAPDGGLFVPVELPRFTDVPELLKLDFPSRATEILHRLLGGEFPRAEVEALARSAFTFPAPWVKVDDRLSALELFHGPTLAFKDFGARFLARVLALGAGDRPRTVLTATSGDTGAAVAQAFQGLPGVQVVVLYPAGRVSPLQERQFATCGGNVLALAVAGSFDDCQRLVKGAFEDAELVSRLGLTSANSINIARLLAQTLYYFEAAAQADPGPLVVSVPSGNFGNLYAGLMAQAMGAPIHAFVAATNANRVVPDYLDSGAYRPRPSVATLSNAMDVGSPSNWERIHARFGGDHGAMVAALRWGSCTDAETTETVVALDRAGYLADPHGAVACAVLRAHLHPGEQGLFLATAHPAKFREALTPALGREIPLPKALSDLLAKPLLSEPLAAEAEALRRRLA from the coding sequence ATGAAGCTCGTCAGCACCCGCACACCCGGGCTTCACGCGACCTTCATGGCGGCCGTGCAGGCGGGCCTGGCACCCGACGGCGGCCTCTTCGTGCCGGTGGAGCTCCCGCGCTTCACGGATGTTCCCGAGCTGCTGAAGCTGGATTTCCCATCGCGTGCGACGGAGATCCTCCACCGCCTGCTGGGCGGGGAATTCCCGCGCGCCGAGGTCGAGGCGCTGGCGCGATCCGCCTTCACCTTCCCCGCGCCCTGGGTGAAGGTGGACGACCGCCTCTCGGCCCTGGAACTCTTCCACGGGCCCACGCTGGCCTTCAAGGATTTCGGCGCGCGCTTCCTCGCGCGCGTGCTGGCCCTGGGCGCCGGAGACCGCCCCCGCACGGTGCTCACGGCCACCTCCGGCGACACGGGTGCCGCCGTGGCCCAGGCCTTCCAGGGATTGCCGGGCGTACAGGTGGTGGTGCTCTATCCGGCGGGCCGCGTGTCACCCCTGCAGGAACGCCAGTTCGCCACCTGCGGGGGCAATGTGCTCGCCCTGGCGGTGGCCGGCTCCTTCGACGACTGCCAGCGGCTGGTGAAGGGGGCCTTCGAGGATGCCGAGCTGGTGTCCCGCCTGGGCCTGACCTCGGCCAACAGCATCAACATCGCGCGGCTGCTGGCCCAGACGCTGTACTACTTCGAGGCCGCGGCCCAGGCCGACCCCGGGCCCCTGGTGGTGTCCGTGCCCAGCGGCAACTTCGGCAACCTCTACGCGGGCCTGATGGCCCAGGCCATGGGCGCCCCCATCCACGCCTTCGTGGCCGCCACCAATGCCAACCGCGTGGTGCCCGACTACCTGGACAGCGGCGCCTACCGGCCCCGGCCCTCCGTGGCCACCCTGTCCAACGCCATGGATGTGGGATCGCCCAGCAACTGGGAGCGCATCCACGCGCGGTTCGGAGGCGACCACGGCGCCATGGTCGCGGCCCTGCGCTGGGGCAGCTGCACCGACGCCGAGACGACGGAGACCGTGGTCGCCCTGGACCGCGCGGGCTACCTGGCCGATCCCCACGGCGCCGTGGCCTGCGCCGTGCTCCGGGCGCACCTGCATCCTGGGGAGCAGGGCCTCTTCCTGGCCACGGCCCATCCCGCGAAGTTCCGCGAAGCCCTGACCCCGGCCCTGGGCCGCGAGATTCCCCTGCCCAAGGCCCTCAGCGACCTGCTGGCCAAGCCCCTGCTCAGCGAGCCCTTGGCGGCGGAGGCGGAGGCCTTGCGGCGGCGACTGGCTTAA
- a CDS encoding ATP-binding protein — MSFLDAKAGPPDPDFRLLFESAPGLLLALDPNLTIVAVSEAYLSATRTRREDILGRGIFEVFPDNPEDPGATGVANLRESLHRALALKRPDAMAVQKYDIQLPPAEGGGFERRYWSPLNTPVLGPTGEVRYVLHRVEDVTEFVRLKEAHRAQGDLAEELRDHASQVEAEVFQRAQEIQEANRKLRDLQAHLEARVEARTAELQAANEALQRSEEQLRQTQKMEAVGQLAGGIAHDFNNLLTVIFGASDALEMHLDGNANLAAIRQASERAAGLTRQLLTFSRRQILAPEPLDLNASLRGIHPILQRLLGENIEIQAFCSSDLRKVFADPSQIEQVILNLAINARGAMPEGGSLIVETANIDLDEAYASEHQGVTPGSFVMLAVSDTGHGMDKEIQGRIFEPFFTTKERGKGTGLGLATVFGIVKQSGGHIWLYSEPGVGSTFKLYFPEIPREHQPHAGEELPASIDEGGSETILLVEDEDQVRSVAGAILRQAGYTVLEARNGAEAEALCTQCMDEIHLLLTDVIMPGKNGRQVSETVTAAHPGLAVLFMSGYTDDAILRHGVLEANVPFLQKPFTPAKLRMKVREALAWAGRRS, encoded by the coding sequence ATGTCTTTCTTGGACGCCAAGGCGGGCCCTCCCGATCCGGATTTCCGGCTCCTGTTCGAGTCGGCGCCCGGCCTGCTCTTGGCCTTGGACCCGAACCTCACCATCGTGGCGGTCAGTGAGGCCTACCTCTCCGCCACCCGGACCCGCCGGGAGGACATCCTCGGCCGGGGCATCTTCGAGGTCTTTCCGGACAATCCTGAAGATCCGGGCGCCACGGGAGTGGCCAACCTCCGGGAATCCCTCCACCGGGCCCTCGCCCTCAAGCGTCCCGATGCGATGGCCGTGCAGAAATACGACATCCAACTGCCGCCCGCGGAGGGGGGAGGCTTCGAGCGGCGCTACTGGAGCCCCTTGAACACCCCGGTCCTGGGCCCGACCGGCGAGGTCCGCTATGTGCTCCACCGGGTGGAGGATGTCACGGAGTTCGTGCGGCTGAAGGAGGCCCACCGGGCCCAGGGCGACCTGGCAGAGGAGCTGAGGGACCATGCGAGCCAGGTGGAAGCCGAGGTCTTCCAGCGCGCCCAGGAGATCCAGGAGGCGAACCGGAAGCTGCGGGACCTCCAGGCGCATCTCGAAGCACGGGTGGAGGCACGCACGGCGGAACTTCAGGCGGCGAACGAGGCGCTGCAGCGCAGCGAAGAGCAGCTCCGCCAGACCCAGAAGATGGAGGCCGTGGGGCAGCTGGCCGGTGGCATCGCCCATGACTTCAACAACCTGCTGACCGTGATCTTCGGCGCCTCGGATGCGCTGGAGATGCACCTGGACGGAAACGCCAACCTGGCGGCCATCCGCCAGGCCTCTGAACGGGCGGCAGGGTTGACGCGCCAGCTCCTCACCTTCAGCCGCCGGCAGATCCTGGCCCCGGAGCCCCTGGACCTCAACGCCTCACTCAGGGGCATCCATCCGATCCTGCAGCGCCTCCTGGGCGAGAACATCGAGATCCAGGCCTTCTGCTCCTCCGATCTGCGGAAGGTCTTCGCGGATCCCAGCCAGATCGAGCAGGTGATCCTGAACCTGGCCATCAACGCCCGGGGCGCCATGCCGGAAGGGGGGAGCCTGATCGTCGAGACCGCCAACATCGATCTCGACGAAGCCTACGCCAGCGAACACCAGGGCGTGACGCCGGGTTCCTTCGTCATGCTGGCGGTCAGCGACACGGGCCACGGCATGGACAAGGAGATCCAGGGCCGGATCTTCGAACCCTTCTTCACCACGAAGGAACGGGGGAAGGGGACGGGCCTCGGGCTCGCCACCGTCTTCGGAATCGTGAAGCAGAGCGGGGGCCACATCTGGCTCTACAGCGAGCCTGGCGTGGGCTCGACCTTCAAGCTCTACTTCCCGGAAATCCCCCGGGAGCATCAGCCCCATGCAGGTGAGGAGCTCCCCGCTTCGATCGACGAGGGCGGCTCCGAGACCATCCTGCTGGTGGAAGACGAGGACCAGGTGCGCAGCGTCGCGGGGGCCATCTTGCGGCAGGCGGGCTACACGGTTCTGGAGGCGCGGAACGGCGCCGAAGCCGAGGCCCTCTGCACCCAGTGCATGGATGAGATCCACCTGCTGCTCACGGATGTGATCATGCCCGGGAAGAACGGGCGCCAGGTGTCGGAGACGGTCACTGCGGCCCACCCCGGCCTGGCGGTCCTGTTCATGTCCGGCTACACGGACGACGCCATCCTGCGCCATGGCGTCCTGGAGGCGAATGTCCCCTTCCTCCAGAAACCCTTCACGCCGGCCAAGCTCAGGATGAAGGTCCGGGAGGCCCTGGCCTGGGCCGGACGCCGCTCCTGA
- a CDS encoding glycerophosphodiester phosphodiesterase — protein MSKQPLVLGHRGLSSKHLENSMEAFRAALAAGMDGFELDVQPTRDGVCAVLHDEDLARTAQGSGLLRKMRSAELPPLKNGEPLPRLADVLELPAKLINVELKGEPGWQQALATVEAAEALDRVLFSSFEPSEVLQLWAACETARCGFLWETDEAMDLTAEELADLPGALWFHPPLKAVKAKPDLWAPYADRLALWGMKTPAEAQALPFAPAVLIADGV, from the coding sequence ATGTCCAAGCAGCCCCTCGTCCTCGGCCACCGCGGCCTGTCGTCGAAGCACCTGGAGAACAGCATGGAGGCCTTCCGTGCGGCGCTGGCCGCGGGGATGGACGGCTTTGAACTCGATGTGCAGCCCACCCGGGATGGCGTGTGCGCAGTGCTGCATGATGAAGATCTCGCCCGCACGGCCCAGGGCTCGGGTCTCCTCCGCAAGATGAGGTCGGCGGAGCTGCCGCCCCTGAAAAACGGCGAGCCCCTGCCCCGCCTGGCGGATGTGCTCGAGCTGCCCGCAAAGCTCATCAATGTCGAATTGAAGGGCGAGCCCGGCTGGCAACAGGCCCTGGCCACCGTGGAGGCCGCCGAAGCCCTGGATCGCGTGCTGTTCAGCAGCTTCGAGCCCAGCGAAGTGCTCCAGCTCTGGGCCGCCTGCGAGACCGCCCGCTGCGGCTTCCTGTGGGAGACCGATGAGGCCATGGACCTCACGGCCGAGGAACTCGCCGACCTGCCCGGGGCCCTGTGGTTCCACCCGCCCCTCAAGGCCGTAAAGGCCAAGCCCGACCTCTGGGCGCCCTACGCGGACCGCCTGGCCCTCTGGGGCATGAAGACGCCTGCCGAGGCCCAGGCCCTGCCCTTTGCACCCGCCGTGCTGATCGCAGACGGGGTGTAG
- a CDS encoding FAD-binding oxidoreductase, with product MDFLRNLPDAAVLTDREALEPYLRDESHVRGSLPLAVVRPRSAAALKELVRLAKAEGFGLVPRGAGTGKAGGCVPTARTVVVDFSAWPGDLRVSPQDLCLSAPASAPLREVKAAAEAQGLFYPPDPNSWESCALGGTLATNAGGPNACKYGVTRHWVLSVEALLEDGDLHTFGISSLKANAGPALGQLLVGSEGLFGFIVGATLRLTPLPREFATLLLPVTRWEDLLDLPGRLCGAGYLPSAFEFFDPAVLAELRAHGPEEARRLPGEALAVLEFDDRGCTSEAFLGGLMDLLGPVAEGLEIASSERQRQGIWAVRRMTSAFLKERHPKKVSEDIVVPRSRLREFFAGLERLDLSSVSYGHLGDGNLHVNLLAAGETEPALLERQLMDLFRLTLSLGGTLSGEHGIGLAKRDAFLALSDPGQIRALRALKQALDPSGIFNPGKVI from the coding sequence ATGGACTTCCTGCGGAACCTGCCTGATGCCGCGGTCCTCACGGACCGGGAGGCGCTGGAGCCCTACCTGCGGGACGAGTCCCATGTGCGGGGGAGCCTTCCCCTGGCCGTGGTGCGCCCCCGGAGCGCCGCCGCCCTGAAGGAGCTGGTCCGGCTGGCCAAGGCGGAAGGTTTTGGCCTGGTGCCGCGCGGGGCAGGCACGGGCAAGGCCGGGGGCTGCGTGCCCACAGCACGCACGGTGGTCGTGGACTTCTCCGCCTGGCCCGGCGACCTCCGCGTCTCGCCGCAGGACCTCTGCCTCAGCGCCCCCGCCAGCGCGCCCCTGCGCGAGGTGAAGGCCGCCGCAGAGGCCCAGGGGCTGTTCTACCCGCCTGATCCCAATTCCTGGGAGAGCTGCGCCCTGGGCGGCACCCTGGCCACGAACGCCGGCGGGCCCAACGCCTGCAAATACGGCGTGACGCGCCACTGGGTGCTGTCCGTGGAGGCCCTCCTTGAGGATGGCGACCTCCACACCTTCGGCATCAGCAGCCTCAAGGCCAACGCCGGCCCCGCCCTGGGGCAGCTGCTCGTCGGCAGTGAAGGACTCTTCGGCTTCATCGTGGGTGCGACCCTGCGGCTGACGCCCCTGCCTCGCGAATTCGCCACCCTGCTGCTTCCCGTGACGCGCTGGGAGGATCTGCTGGACCTGCCCGGCCGCCTCTGCGGGGCGGGCTACCTGCCCAGCGCCTTCGAGTTCTTCGATCCCGCCGTGCTGGCGGAACTGCGGGCTCATGGCCCGGAGGAGGCCCGGCGCCTGCCCGGCGAGGCCCTGGCCGTCCTCGAGTTCGATGACCGGGGCTGCACCTCCGAGGCCTTCCTGGGGGGCCTGATGGACCTGCTGGGGCCCGTGGCCGAGGGCCTGGAGATCGCCTCGAGCGAGCGCCAGCGGCAGGGCATCTGGGCCGTGCGCCGCATGACCAGCGCCTTCCTCAAGGAGCGGCACCCGAAGAAGGTGAGCGAGGACATCGTCGTGCCCCGCAGCCGCCTCCGGGAGTTTTTCGCGGGCCTGGAGCGCCTGGACCTCTCCAGTGTCAGCTACGGCCACCTGGGCGACGGCAACCTGCATGTGAACCTGCTGGCGGCGGGCGAGACCGAACCCGCCCTGCTCGAACGCCAGCTCATGGACCTCTTCCGGCTGACCCTGAGCCTCGGCGGCACCCTCAGCGGCGAGCACGGCATCGGCCTCGCCAAGCGCGACGCGTTCCTCGCCTTGAGCGATCCCGGCCAGATCCGGGCCCTGCGGGCCCTCAAGCAGGCCCTGGATCCCAGCGGCATCTTCAATCCGGGCAAAGTGATCTAA
- the pyrH gene encoding UMP kinase has protein sequence MKFKRILLKLSGEALMGEQKYGIDPAVVNMIADQVKAIRELGVEVGLVIGGGNIFRGVAGATKGMDRTTADHMGMLATMINALALQDALEHKNVHTRTLSGLEMPKVAESYIRRRATRHLEKGRVVIFGAGTGNPYFSTDTAAALRGNEICAEVVMKATNVDGIYTADPKKDPTATRFDRICFQDVLEKGLRVMDASAIALCMENRLPILVFDMNKPGNLVAAVKGEPVGTLVS, from the coding sequence ATGAAGTTCAAGCGCATCCTCCTCAAGCTCTCGGGCGAAGCCCTCATGGGCGAGCAGAAGTACGGCATCGATCCGGCCGTGGTCAACATGATCGCCGATCAGGTCAAGGCCATCCGGGAACTCGGCGTGGAAGTGGGCCTCGTCATCGGCGGCGGCAACATCTTCCGCGGCGTGGCGGGCGCCACCAAGGGCATGGACCGCACCACGGCCGACCACATGGGCATGCTGGCCACCATGATCAACGCCCTGGCGCTGCAGGACGCGCTCGAGCACAAGAATGTCCACACCCGCACCCTCTCGGGCCTGGAGATGCCCAAGGTGGCCGAAAGCTACATCCGGCGCCGGGCCACCCGCCATCTGGAGAAGGGCCGCGTGGTGATCTTCGGCGCGGGCACCGGCAACCCCTACTTCAGCACCGACACCGCCGCGGCGCTGCGCGGCAACGAGATCTGCGCCGAGGTGGTGATGAAGGCCACCAATGTGGACGGCATCTACACCGCCGATCCCAAGAAGGACCCCACGGCCACGCGCTTCGACCGCATCTGCTTCCAGGATGTGCTGGAGAAGGGCCTGAGGGTCATGGACGCCTCCGCCATCGCCTTGTGCATGGAGAACCGGCTGCCCATCCTGGTCTTCGACATGAACAAGCCCGGCAACCTGGTCGCCGCCGTGAAGGGCGAGCCCGTGGGCACGCTCGTCAGCTGA
- the tsf gene encoding translation elongation factor Ts, producing the protein MAFTANDVKTLREKTGLGMMDCKKALEENSGDMEQAIEWLRKKGLAASAKKADRIAAEGIVEAYIHPGGRVGVLVEVNSETDFVARNEAFQRLVKEIAMHIAAADPAPRFVTKEEVTQDFLDTEKRIATEQALATGKPANIVERIVEGKMNSIFKEVCLLEQPFIMNPDLTIQQYLSQKTAEIGEKLSIRRFTKYIMGEGLEKRSENFAAEVAAAK; encoded by the coding sequence ATGGCATTCACCGCCAATGATGTGAAGACGCTGCGCGAGAAGACCGGTCTCGGCATGATGGACTGCAAGAAGGCCCTTGAAGAGAACAGCGGAGACATGGAGCAGGCCATCGAATGGCTCCGCAAGAAGGGCCTGGCCGCCTCCGCTAAGAAGGCCGACCGCATCGCCGCCGAAGGCATCGTGGAAGCCTACATCCACCCCGGCGGCCGTGTGGGCGTGCTGGTCGAAGTGAACTCCGAGACCGACTTCGTGGCCCGCAACGAGGCCTTCCAGCGCCTGGTGAAGGAAATCGCGATGCACATCGCGGCCGCCGATCCCGCGCCCCGCTTCGTCACCAAGGAAGAGGTCACCCAGGACTTCCTCGACACCGAGAAGCGCATCGCCACCGAGCAGGCGCTGGCCACCGGCAAGCCCGCCAACATCGTCGAGCGGATCGTCGAGGGCAAGATGAACAGCATCTTCAAGGAGGTCTGCCTCCTCGAGCAGCCCTTCATCATGAACCCCGACCTCACCATCCAGCAGTACCTGTCCCAGAAGACCGCGGAGATCGGCGAGAAGCTCAGCATCCGCCGCTTCACGAAGTACATCATGGGCGAGGGCCTCGAGAAGCGCAGCGAGAACTTCGCCGCCGAAGTCGCCGCCGCCAAGTAG